A section of the Apostichopus japonicus isolate 1M-3 chromosome 1, ASM3797524v1, whole genome shotgun sequence genome encodes:
- the LOC139969221 gene encoding uncharacterized protein: MAHLDTDDNANVGVNIPTVSFTLLYDKTDEVLSVQTVKINNLHQERRNEDIAVHFKAKDWSGETQPKTARTADIIWNEKLAGKLKHKHIAEENVHVKVTNGESLEIGAVSVSLKDVNVDEKTVCSLHLDMNQVNRGELVFSIRPTNDGVNLTISKARNLPRVMREYTVLARLLSADDSEKKTTAQKTGIWNEQIVFKGKDARKGVLVLQVIGEKPDERVVLGEVRVNISDVKQREYGRILALQEPKVDSINFSTTFTQDEASLSTLVFKVFGLENIKPPSSEKTSVYVQVKHKCEGVVVKKEKTSKTELTENPSFKANAFTFKFDNEKRTVTKFVLSVKTQKSAYTQDKPVIGKVVIGPISDGKWYRELLKVKNKEIPHSLHLEMI; encoded by the exons ATGGCTCACTTAGATACTGATGACAACGCG AATGTTGGAGTCAATATACCGACGGTATCATTTACCCTGTTGTATGATAAGACGGATGAGGTTTTGAGTGTACAGACAGTCAAGATTAATAACCTTCATCAAGAGAG ACGAAACGAAGACATTGCTGTGCATTTTAAAGCCAAAGATTGGAGCGGTGAGACGCAGCCAAAAACAGCACGTACCGCTGATATCATTTGGAACGAAAAGTTGGCTGGAAAAT TAAAACATAAACATATCGCAGAGGAAAATGTTCATGTTAAAGTCACTAATGGAGAATCGTTAGAAATCGGCGCAGTTTCAGTCAGTTTAAAGGACGTGAATGTTGACGAGAAGACTGTTTGTTCACTTCACTTGGATATG aaCCAAGTCAACAGAGGAGAGCTCGTATTTTCGATACGTCCGACGAATGATGGAGTGAATCTGACCATTTCTAAAGCCAGAAACTTGCCAAG AGTTATGAGGGAGTACACAGTCTTAGCAAGACTACTTTCTGCGGATGATTCGGAGAAGAAAACGACAGCTCAGAAAACTGGAATTTGGAATGAACAAATTGTATTCAAAG GTAAAGATGCCCGTAAAGGTGTGCTGGTACTCCAGGTGATTGGTGAAAAACCAGACGAACGTGTGGTCCTCGGTGAAGTCAGGGTAAACATCAGTGACGTAAAACAAAGAGAATACGGAAGAATACTTGCTCTTCAGGAACCGAAG GTTGATTCCATAAATTTTTCCACAACATTTACCCAAGATGAAGCGAGTTTAAGCACTCTAGTATTCAAAGTGTTTGGGTTGGAGAACATAAAGCCCCCGTCAAGCGAAAAGACAT CTGTCTACGTTCAAGTCAAACATAAATGCGAAGGAGTGGTAGTTAAGAAGGAGAAAACTTCGAAAACAGAGTTGACTGAGAATCCTTCGTTTAAAGCGAATGCATTcacttttaaatttgataacgAGAAGCGAACCGTGACGAAGTTTGTTTTGAGCGTTAAAACTCAGAAGAGCGCCTACACACAGGACAAACCTGTCATTGGTAAAGTAGTGATTGGCCCTATATCGGATGGGAAGTGGTACCGAGAACTTCTGAAAGTAAAGAATAAGGAAATACCTCATTCTTTACATCTGGAAATGATATAA
- the LOC139969154 gene encoding NXPE family member 3-like — MLRYIKRFRVLSLSVLVILVGSYTYVSKWCLLNVSNMGKGESNEAREFIEDFLPQMKLTNHEPVFCLPWKRSELAHPQKSIYPQRTVQWIGLRETTCPIYSTLHVVNWKSEYSICDRLQAKIVLRNWKNQTKSYGGDYVRAVITSRNPYASANADYLFDYGNGTYMAYFTLRWPAKDAEIIVTLVHPREAVDILRRLLRVVPNRFAYTGRFNEEGNVTRGENRLCHVYEPLGPACNLSDTKVHAPWFCEQPIRFNLTCADFTWHRANNVLANEKAGNLVTENEGWLFYLQKEMITSSNRIVNVTSDVTIGPLLRYQSALPYCKAGTVPHHFRTAGYFYNETWFPHNCQIHAFTVTEALTCLKNKSVYFYGDSTVRQLYEFFVNRCWKTFQEKHIRTSKFWKVGPLLAKDDVNNITLRYQHHGLPIRNNWTWVKDIRYISNELDTLKGGYDVIIVISLWAHFTATSYGLFEHRIRDIKAAINRLLQRSPKTTVIIKGANTRDHSGLSYALYASDWYAYHLEQILRTEFENDDKIGYLDVWDMTLAHHHKDAIHPPGEVVANIVNRMLTYICKNSP, encoded by the exons ATGTTACGTTACATCAAACGTTTTCGAGTGCTTTCTCTATCAGTGCTTGTCATTTTAGTAGGAAGCTATACTTACGTTTCAAAATGGTGTTTATTGAATGTTTCGAACATGGGAAAAGGAGAATCCAATGAAGCAAGAGAG TTTATAGAAGATTTTCTACCGCAGATGAAACTGACTAATCACGAGCCAGTATTCTGTTTACCATGGAAACGAAGTGAGTTGGCACACCCACAGAAGAGTATTTATCCTCAACGCACAGTTCAATGGATAGGTTTAAGGGAAACGACTTGTCCAATATATTCTACACTTCATGTAGTAAACTGGAAAAGCGAATACAGCATCTGTGATAGACTACAAGCTAAAATCGTACTTAGAAATTGGAAGAACCAAACGAAGAGTTATGGTGGAGATTACGTAAGGGCTGTCATCACTTCAAGGAATCCATACGCAAGTGCCAACGCGGattatttgtttgattatgggaATGGTACGTACATGGCGTACTTCACTCTTCGATGGCCCGCCAAAGATGCAGAAATAATAGTCACTCTTGTCCATCCGAGGGAAGCAGTTGACATTTTACGAAGACTGTTAAGGGTTGTTCCAAATAGATTTGCCTACACTGGAAGATTCAACGAGGAGGGCAACGTAACAAGAGGAGAAAACCGACTTTGCCATGTCTACGAACCACTG GGTCCAGCCTGTAATTTAAGCGACACGAAAGTGCACGCCCCTTGGTTCTGTGAACAACCAATCCGATTCAACCTGACATGCGCAGATTTCACTTGGCATCGCGCCAACAATGTACTAGCCAACGAGAAAGCAGGAAATTTAGTGACTGAGAATGAAGGATGGCTCTTCTATCT gCAAAAGGAGATGATAACGAGTTCCAACCGCATAGTTAACGTCACCAGTGACGTCACGATAGGACCATTATTGCGATACCAGTCGGCGTTGCCATATTGCAAAGCAGGAACCGTGCCACATCACTTCAGGACTGCTGGATATTTTTACAACGAAACCTGGTTTCCACATAATTGCCAAATTCACGCATTTACTGTTACCGAGGCGTTGACTTGCTTGAAAAATAAGTCAGTTTATTTTTACGGAGACTCTACTGTTCGTCAATTGTATGAATTTTTCGTAAATCGATGTTGGAAAACGTTTCAGGAGAAACATATCCGTACTTCAAAGTTTTGGAAAGTGGGTCCATTGTTAGCAAAAGACGATGTTAACAATATAACTCTACGCTATCAACATCACGGTTTACCAATAAGAAACAACTGGACGTGGGTTAAAGATATACGTTATATATCTAATGAGTTAGATACCTTGAAAGGaggatatgacgtcataatAGTAATTTCATTGTGGGCGCACTTCACCGCTACATCATATGGTTTATTTGAACATAGAATACGTGATATCAAAGCTGCAATAAATAGATTATTACAAAGGTCCCCAAAGACTACCGTAATCATAAAGGGCGCTAACACACGTGATCATTCCGGTTTATCTTACGCCCTCTATGCCAGTGATTGGTACGCCTACCATCTTGAGCAGATATTAAGAACGGAATTTGAAAATGACGACAAAATTGGATATTTAGATGTTTGGGATATGACTCTAGCTCATCATCATAAAGACGCCATTCATCCCCCGGGTGAAGTGGTTGCAAATATTGTGAACAGAATGCTGACATATATTTGCAAAAACTCACCCTAA